The DNA region CACAGTCCGAACAAGGCATTATTAATATAAGCAGAAGAGGAAGTGAGGAAATAGTAGCTGGTTAGTGACAGAGGGGGAACTGAACTCACGTTGCCTTTCGCCAGAGGTGGTGTTCTCACCACTTTCTCTACACCACCTCAGTGACCAGGATTCCTAATGTATACATAACACATCACAGTTGAGAATCAGTGACTAATGGGCCATCTCATGAAAAgtccagaagaaaaaaacagccaCTTCGGAGTTCCACTAGTTACCTTATAAGTCTGTATGGAAGGCCTTCAAGCTTTTCCAGAAAAGATGCTGACTGCCTGAGCAACAGGTTTGCCTGTGCGTCCCCACAGGCTCTCACTGACGGGCCGATTCTTCAGCCTGGCCTGTATGAAAGTCAGTCTGGAGCAGGGAATGATGCTGATGTTCAGTCTGATACTCAGGGTTGGATATGTTCTCTATCCAACAGTGTATACATCTCATTAGTAAATAATTGTGGTTATTTaagagtgaaatttttaaaatttttctctctattatggggatgatttttttcttccaaatggcTACTAAATTGTTAGGGCATAAATACTTGAGTTGCTTGAATTGAATTACTTACGAAACAACCgttaggtatttcttttggcTTGGGGgcaccctgaaaaaaaaattactgaaaacacTGAGGTACCATGAACTGAGCTAGTTTGAGAAGATTTAGGAAGAACATATGACCCAAGAGGATTCAAGGATCTTTGACAGTCTGGACAGATAGGAGGTTAGGGGGCCCCTCCACTGTTCCTTGAATTTCAGTGCAAACCTGCAGCTCCAAAACTTCAACAGCCACACATGTGCCTTAGATATCCGGAAAGACTCAGCCCccatctatgcacccaacatgacAGCAGTTGGACCACTGAGTCCCAGGGAGGGCCGCTCATAGCAGCACTCACCTCTTAGAAGACCAGACTGATAGGACTGCCTCATCTTAGAATAACACCACCTACTCTCAGATAACCTTCCAGAGTCAAAACTAATGGAAATCCCGGGGTGTGAACAGCAGTGTCTTCAGCCTTTGCTTCTATGAATGTTATGGAATTTTGTCTGTTAGTTAAATCAATTCAAAAGCAAACGAATGTCTCAAAATAAATCAGATGTTCTTGACACCATTCTGCTACACCAGTTTTTTCAAGATCggtattttttttaaacgatGGAAACACCAGCAAGTCTAAAAGAACAATTATGAGTCAGGAGTTTATAGGTGCTTAAGAAAAAAGTGTGGTGTTAGTGGAAAGAATCTTGAGTTTTGTGTTCGAATCCCAGCCCATTCACTTAATGCTCAGTAAACTTGAATACGCTTAATGTTTCTGAACCTCATTTCTTCAGCTGTTAGTGAAATGAAGGTGCTACTGATTTTTCAGATTGTTAGGAAGATTAAATAATTATGTAAGTTTTAAGTAAATGGTGGCTGTAGCaataaacatatttgaaataGGTAGTATTTTTCTGATGGGTTTGgtacttaaaaacataaaatgacacAGTGTCTCTGGATGTACACAAAATGGTTTATCTCTGAGCGGTGTGGGATTATGGAGAACTTTTCTAAACCATACATTTCTATAATGTTGTAGTTctttgcagtgttttttttttttaagattttatttatttatttgagagagagagagagagagagcacatgagaggggggagggtcagagggagaagcagactccctgctgagcagggagcccgatgtgggactcgatcccgggactccaggatcatgacctgagccgaaggcagtcgctcaaccaactgagccacccaggcgccctgcagtgtTTTTATAATCTGAAAAAGTAAGTGATGTCTCTGGGAGGTCAAGGAGATCATTACACAAGGAGATCATTACACAAATTCCAATCCAGATGTAATTAGAAGAGAGACCGTATTGGCTGCCCTGTTCTTTCAAAAAAGGCCCTTTTCTGAACTGTTTATActcaacacttctgacaccaaatgcaTGTTTTTCCCATTAACAACAAATTTTCCAATTCTCCAGGCACCAACTGGGTGTCTCCAATTCGGTTTCCAGCGCTGACACTCACTACTCAGAGTTagtgcagaccccacaggttaaagGCACAGCCCCACAAGATGGCCCCCCACTTCAGTCTCCAGTCACAGGTCCCACGTTACCAGCTGTACTTCTTGACCCAGTAGCGTTGAGAACCTGTTTTGTGTTGCTCTCTGTGTGAACTGTGGTGCTTCCAGAAATGAGGAGCCATGGCCCTTGCCTTCGAGGACTTCACCTCCCCAGTTGCCCCATCCACACTTCAGACTTCACTGATCGCTTACATGCAGGTGGCCCTCAAATCTGTGTCTTTAAGCCAGAGCCCAGTTAGCTTTAGGCCTTTAGCCAGCTGCTTATTGCGTATCCTCACGTGCTGTTCCGTAGGTACTTCCAACTTAGCGGTACTCTCGATTGATCAACATGCATTCTCAGACAAATCAAAACTGAAACTAAAAACAGCCTGCATTTCCTTCGTTCCCTGTGTGGGTGAAGGGCATTATCTAGTCAGTAGCCCTTGCAAACCACCATCCTTGACTTACCTCATTTACCCCAAATCCCCAAATTTTACCaaattttccattctttattcTCCCTGTTACTGTCTTCAGTCAAGCCCTCACCTTCGTCCACTGGAGACTTAGAATTACCACAGCATCCTTTTCACACTTCCTGCCTCCACTGACTCCTCTCATCTGTCCCCCTGTTGCTCCCAAGTTGATGTTTTCAAAGAGTGTTTCTGACCATATCACTGTCCAGTTTAAAACTCTTAATGATTTATTAGTCCCATTAGGAATGGCAGTATTTGACCCAAGTAACCTTCCCCTCCTTCTGAGGCCAGGGCAGGTCATTGTTTCTGTATATGATACAGCCTAAGAATCCTTCCCACtataacacctttttttttttcttttaatttcaggtatacagtatattGATTTGACAACtgtatacattactcagggctcagGATAAGTGAAGTCACCACCTGTCACCGTATAGTATCTTTACAATATTAccaactatattccctatgctgtacttttcatctctgtgatttatttcataactggaagtttgtgcctcttaatccccttcatgtaTTTCacctgttcccccacccccctccccccggcaaccatgagtttgttctctgtatttaagagtatatttgtttgttttgttttttagattccacatataagtgaaatcatacggtgtttgtctttttctttttgaggttttatttttgagagagaacacgagcacatgtgggggggggcagggcagagggagaagcagattccctgctgagcggggagcccgatgcggggctcgatcccaggaccctgggatcatgacctgagccgaaggcagacgcttaaccgactgagccacccaggcacctggcatTCGTCTTTTTCTAGCTAACTTATTTCTCTCTCGgcccatccgtgttgttgcagatggccagatctcattcttttttatgcccgAGTCATCTTCTGCtgtgtacatataccacatctttgtccattcatctactgatggacgcttgggctgcttccatatcttccattgtaaataatgttgccatACACGTAGGGGATTAGTGtttctgttattgttgttatttatttttagtaatctctacacgcaacatggggcttgaactcacgaccctgagataaagagtcatgctcctccgactgagccagccaggcgtcctgaattagtgtttttgttttctttgggtaaatatccagtagtggaattactggatcatatggtatttctgtttttaattttttgaggaacctccatattgtttcccaCAGTgtttgcaccaatttacattcccatcaccGGTgtgcaagggttcccttttctccatgtccttgccaacacttggtatttcttctcttttggatactagccattctgactggtatgaggtgatatctcatagtggttttgatttgcatttccctgatgattaatgatactgtgcatctcttcatgtgtgtgttggccatctatatgtcttacAAAAACACTTTAGATAGCCATTATTAATTGATATAGGTTGGCACTGAGATGAACTGTGTTTGATTGGCACCGGGATGAAATCTGTCATCCTTGACTGGCAGGATCGAGTTTAAAATCTGTAGTTTAGCATATCAGGCCCTCTTTGATGTATCCTGCCACTCCCCACTTCTCTGCCCCCTCAGCTCTTTTCTCAAAACTTAGCTTAAGTACACCTCTGAGAAAAAGCTTTTCAGGATACTCTCCCCCCTCCTACCAGATGGATTTTGATTGTTCTGTGTGCTCCCGAGCTCCCCATGCACACATACGCCTTTGTTAAGTGCTAGTGCCCTCCAGCACCTTACCTTGGACTATAGATTGATTTACTTAAGTGTCTCCCCTACTAAACCATaagcttcttttttgttttaaatatttatttacttgagagagagaaagagtgcacgacagggggggagggtcagagggaaaagcaagctccctgctgagtggggagcctgatgtggggctcagtcccgggactccaggatcatgacccaagctgaaggcagacgcttaacccactgagccacccaggcgtccctaattctGTCAAcgttttgagaaactgccaaattgttttccagagtggctgtaccatttcacattcccaccagcaatgtgtgagatcctaatttctctacatccttgccaacacttgttgttatctgtttttttatatttatgttcttaaatataaattacacatatttgaggggcatctgggtagctcagttggttaagtgtctgacttcattttagctcaggtcatgatctcaggagtcctgcattgggctccatgctaggcttaagattctctctttccttctccctctgcccctcccccctgctcactttctcgcagtctctctctgtccaggaaaaaaaattaaacacattgatatttatataaatgtgtatattttatataaatgcacataattttatatttacatattataacatcctagtaggtgtgaagtagCTTCTCatcatggtgtttttttttttttaagattttatttattagagagatcgggagagcacagaaggaaagtgagaaggagaagcaactccccgctgagcagagagcctgttgcaggacttgatcccaggaccctgggaaaatgacctgagccgaaggcagatgctcaactgactgagccacccgggctctctctcactgaagttttgatttgcatttccctaacggctaatggtgttgagcatcttttcgtagACTTATTGGCCATTTAATTATCTATGTTTGGAGAGATACCTATTtagatcctttgtccatttttaaattgggttgtgtttttattattgagttgtaagagtctTTAGTATATTCTGGATACGTGTCCCTTACAGAcatatgatctgcaaatattttctctcactctgtgttgtctttttactttttttttccaatgtgaGTATAGCGGCCTACCGTGTTAcgttggtttcaggtgtacagcgtGCTGGGTCAGCTGCTCAGTACACCTGGCTGTGCTCAGCACAGTTGCAAGCACCATCTGTCCGCACACACCCTAGCGCACTACCATTGACTGTGTTCCCTGTGCCGTGCCTTTCgttcatctttttactttcttaatgacATTGTTTGcagcacaaaaatttttaattttgataaaatccaatttatttttttgttacgATGGTTTTGGCACCGTATCTAAGAAACCAGCGCCTAATATAGGGTCGTGAAGATTGACTCCTGTGGTTTCTTCTCAGAGTTTTAatgttttagctcttacattcagGTCTCCGATCCATTTTGCgttacattttgtgtgtgtgtgtggtagagaTTTGAATGATTCTTTACCTTGGACTGAAtatactgtttttactttttcttacgGAGATAATAATGTAGGTACAGTCAGAAGGTGACTTCTAAAGTGGCAGGTGAAGTTTTTGTCGAGAGGAATGTTCGAAGGAGGAATAATCTGGTAACCTGTATGGCAAATTTAAGAGATTAGGATCAGGTCCCAAGTAGCCTACCTCCCACTACAGACATGAACACTAGTCTAAATCTTCCCCATTTCACAATGGGTCAGAATTGTATGAGGTGCCAGGGCCTGTCAGAGAACCCAGTTTTATGTGTTTTACTAGTGGTAGCAGGTGGACAGCTATAATGGGCTTACTTGGTTTTCTCCTCAGGggtctctctctttggcttgtcgGCCCTGTTGATCCCTGGGAACTTTGAGTCTCACTTGGAACTTGTGAAGTCCCTGTGTCTGGGGCCATCACTGATCTACACAGCCAAGTTTGCACTTGTCTTCCCTCTCATGTATCACACCTGGAATGGGATCCGACACTTGGTAAGTTAATTGTTGGTTTATACGTTTTCTGGGTGCAGGGCGTGTAGGGAAATGTGGGATTCTCTCCTTCATTGCCGGGGTTTAGTGCTACCCCTAAAGTGAGTTGTCTGGACCTTtgctcaggggctcctggggagAGCTAAACTAGATCCGTGCACACTCCTGGCAGCCCTGCTGGGGATCCCACTGAGCTCTGGGTGTAGGCCTGGCAGATACTTGGAGTGTCTCGGTGTGAACTGTTCTATTTTTAAGGGGCGTGTTGCTAAAAGAGACCCCTGAAGCCAGGTCATCCCTCTGATGTGTCAGGCCCTGTTCTAGACCTTGGGGTTTCAATTCTGAGCTAGATGGTTGCTGCTTTCAGTCGAACATTCCTATCAACCCAGGGTGACAAGTTCAGTTGGAGTTGAATACGTTAACTTTAGTTATCTTGACATTGGATTGCGTtaactgtttttggtttttgttgagCTCTTGGAGAAAATGAGGCCAACTTTAACAGTAACTGGATACCTAGGATCCCAGATTTTAATATTGGGGTTAGGAATCTTTTGATGGCCTGAAAACTGTCCATGCTTCCTCCTACAtgacttttctccttctctcgctctcttttttttaacttctgttactatttttagtttatttatttgagagagagtgcatgcatctGTACTCAGGGCGCACTCACGAgccagggaagagcagagggagagggacaggcaggctctactgagtgcagagcccaacatagggctcgatcccaggaccctgagatctgacctaagccaaaaccaagagtcagacacttacttgattgagccacccaggagcccctccttctctctttcgctcttttttttaaagattttgtttattcattagagagagagaacacatgcacaggagagagagtgagagacagcggGAGCAGggacgggggagagggagaagcaggctccctgctgagcagggagcccggggtggggcttgatcccagaaccccgggatcaacacctgagctgaaggcagatgcttaaccactgagccacccaggcaccacctccTTCTCtttatataatggaattaaaGCTTAATCATGCCTGCCCCAGGTCAGAGATCAGTCCCTCCTCCAGCATTTTAGGATTTCATGTTTTGTGGTCTCCCTACCCCTAGTATTGCTTTCTTTCCCAGGAAGACAATTATGATTCCATTCTTTCTTGTCTTCAGTTCCTTCCTAACCTGAGCCATCTGTCAGATGGATATTCTTGCCTTAATCTGACCTTTATAATTTCCACATCAGAATCTAGAGGCACGCACTCTCTGAATTTCAATCTGGTCCAATAGACAGTTTAATGGAATCAGAAAAGTGAGAGACTAAATGACCTATTAAGTGTATCTATCAACTGTTCCCTGGGGCAGTGTTCAGTTTGATTCACCATGAATTCACTTCCCTCCGGGAGGGGATAGAGAAGGAGGGCATTTCCATTAATGACTTCTTATTCCACAGAACCAATCTCTCTAATGAAAATCAGCTGATCAGCCTCCTCTGTTCACATCCGGGCTCTAGCAGGACTTACCACATATTTGCTTTTGTCTCAGtatgtggggagggaaggggaagaggttTTGTAAAATCTCAGAACTCAGTCAAGGTTTTTCTGCCCTGGTTCCTGCCTGTAATGGTAAGCTCTTCGTTGAGAGAAGTGAGGAGCCTAAAGGCTTTTCTTACCCCttaaatctgcttttatttttttcttgtagaaaGTACTGGCTCTTGAGTGTGGGACAGGATTTGATCTGTTCTTCATGACAGAGAGTCCTAGCTCTTGCCCTCTGAGCTTGGTAGTTGCCTTTCCAGAAGATCtaatggggagaggggagtggaaTTGATAGAAAAGAGTGGGAAGTGACCAGATCTCTGGCCTTCTAGAGAGTATCCCCCTGTCACCACCCGCCAGTAGGACtccattttttttggtaaaacacTGTACCTATATAAGTAAAACAGCTCTGTGTGGGGACCTGCTCGACCCCTAATCTGATCTAAGTAGAGCCTCgattctccacccccccccccccccccccccccccccccctctggtTCTCTAACTTTTAAGTACTCCTAATTTAGTTTAACATTCAGAGTGTGGGCGTTTGTGTTATATGGGGGCAGTCAAGTATGGAAAGTGTAGAACCTAAGAATTCTGCTTTTGCCCTAGGGGATCTTTTAGTGACTTAGATTATATATAATACGGCAGTATCCCTGGGGTACAGGAGAGGCTAgatcagtgtttttaaaaccctggtttttgatgtagtgggtAGAAAACCAATTTAGTGGGTTATTACCAACACACCCAGaaatttaggggctcctggctggctcagttggtggagagtgtgacttttgatcttggggttgtgggtttaaGCCCAGCATTGGGTGTacagcttactttaaaaacaaaaaaccaaaaaaaccccagaaatttAATAGCATATAATACATAGAATGCAGCACACATACTAATGGTAAATATTGCTTATTCTTTCATGAACTTGTGCTGTAAATATACTGGCAAACGAAATTGAGAAATAGTGTCTAGATCCCAGGGGGTTTTTTAGAATTCTAGTTCTCTGACTGGATGTTACTTCccgaggcaggggtggggggaggtggtggtggttctGTGGTTGACCGTATCTAAGAAACTATGTATCTTATATCCCTGTTGGAGCTTCActgtatatgttaataaattgtTTCAAAAGTCTTGCAGTTAAATGTTTACTAAATTTATTCGACCATGGAACTTTTCTCCCCCATGCAACACCTTTTAGCATTCTGAGGAACTGGTTTGTAGaggaacacactttgggaaacattGATTTGGTTTTGTTCCATGAGGGAAAGTTTGATCTCTTTAGTCTGGAAGCTTTTGTACGTAGGGGCTATACTTCGTATATATGCCTTTTCTGTCACTGGGACAAGTGGGTGGTAGGTACCACGTTGTGGGTTTGAGAAAGGCGGGTCCAGGAGAAGTGCTTTTCCCTAGAACCACGCCAAGACCAGTTGCCCGTTCCATGAGGTGGAGCTCCTTTCTCAGAAAGGAGAGTACCCAGGGCCCTGATGGCtgaaattctttcttctcttttttttcttttcttttttctgcagaTGTGGGACCTAGGGAAAGGCCTGAAGATTCCCCAGCTGGACCAGTCTGGAGTGGCTGTCTTGGTTCTTACTGTGTTGTCCTCTGTAGGGCTGGCAGCCATGTGAAGAGCTGAAGTTCCCAGCATTGTCTTCCCATAAATGAATCACTGACCTATCTTCCTGTTTGTCACTCTCTTCTCCAGCCAAGACAAAGTTCTCCCGATTTATTTAGACCCTTTTGTGCTTGCACATCCCCTCGGAGCTTAGCAACAGTAGAGTACCTCCTAGAACCCGAGCAGTGGAAGAGGGTCCGGTTTCCTCCCTTGTTTCTAAAGATAGAATGACTCAAAACTTCCCTTTTCCTGCCCCCAGCTTGCAGCCTTCTCTGGGCCTGGAAgccctcattctctctccataTTGGGCCTTGATTTGTGCTGACGGTCAGCTTTTGGCTCCTTCTTCCCGAGACAGTGGAAACAGTGGAGGCTCTGTGGCCTCTGCTGTGGGGCTTTGGGTGCCATTGCCTGTGGGTTGCTAGCTTAAAGGACAGTTGTGTTCATTGGTCAGAGCCCAGGGTCTTCAGCACCCACACAGTATGACTGAAAGaagagggatgggggtggaggggaattAGCCTGTCCCAGCTAGCTGGAGATAAAGAGGGTCAGTTGACTCTTAAAGCAGGTGCTTTGGGGAGAAGATATATAGCTTTTAATGCAAAAGGAAGATCCAGAAGATTACAATGAACCTATTaagggttccccccccccccccccgcctgcatTTCTGGAAAAACAAGCCTCTTTTCTAATCCAAATTCATGTGACATCTGTTTCtgaaactgaattaaaatactcattttgtCTTTGACTCTCCTTGAAATCTAGAGAAACCAAGAGAATGGCGGTTGGGGAGGAGCcaatttcctccctctccctctggtctcAGGCATTTACATCCCCCAATCTGACCTTTCTTGGGAGGGAAACAGCTTGTCCTGCGGCCGACCGTTGAAACAGTGTTTAGGGAATCAAATGCAAGTAGCCAGAGATGGAATATCGTGCAGAGGCCTCGGAGAAGGAAGGAGCAAGAGAAAGGAGGTTAAGCATGTGGAAGCTTTGCATTATCACAGGCTCCAGAATCCCACTGAGAACTGCTCATAAACCTCAGGGTACAGTTCAGCAAATGATGATCCAGTAAGGGAGCCCGAGGACCAGTGGAGGTGGCAGCTAAGGGATGATGAGCTAAGTATATAgactgggagagaaaggagagctcTGCTCCTCCTAAGAGAGGAGGGATCGTTGAAGACCTGGCAAAAATTTGTAATTTAATGGGAAagcttgctgcttttaaaatccaTATGGGCCGGCCTCTTGAATCTCTCACTCCCTTGGCAGGAGTGCTGTTTTGATAGTCTTTGGAAACTCAAGGGTAGCAGATCTATCTTGTCTGAGTTGTTGGCCAGCCAGTTAAAGCAGTGGGTTGGAGAGGAGGAGCAATGACTGTAATTGGTGGCAGTTGGACAGGAAGACCTCACTGAAGCTAAGACAGTGGGGACCTGCCGCCTCAACAGTCTTCCTCCCAGTTCCCAAGTGGTCTTCTGCTTTACGTGATGATCACATCTCCTTTCTTGCTGGGCTAGCCTGGGAAGCCTTTGTAGCCTTCCTTCAGTTTAAACCCTGTGTCCTCTGTACTTGTCCTTGGAGTGGGGGACAGGGGTTCATGAGGGAACACTTTGGCATTGGAGCTGGGAAGGGTTTGGCAAGGGCATTACACTGAACAGCCatcggcaggaagcctgcagaATAGGAGAATGATAAGCAGATGTTGAAAGCTGGGAAGTGGATAAGGAACTTCTTATCCTTTTTTGGTGGCGTCCTACCATTTGGATGATTGGGGTTGGGGTACAGTAGTCCTCATGTTTGTTATTCTGCCCTAAATTTCTACTTACcatctctctttgtttttcttctctgacttcCAATCACTTTTGTGTTTTCCCTTTTCAAACTCTATATGTACTTTTGCTTGAGTTTTACTTTTATAACTCTCTCTAGTTTGTCTTCCCCGTGTGTTCTGTCGTCAGATGTGAAGTCGTAGACAAGGATAGTGTCTTCTACTCtagcttcccttcccttttcttcctccatcttctccAGATATGCATATGCATTCTACCAAACAATCGTATTTCTGACTTAGAAGTAGTTGTGCATGCTCAGGATGAaaagtgaggggctgggggtgagagACTGGTTCtttgaggtttctttcttttttttttttaagactttatttatttatttgacagagagagacacagtgagagagggaacacaagcagggggagtgggagagggagaagcagactccccactgagcagggagcccaatgcagggctcgatcccaggacccagagatcatgacctgagctgaaggcagacgcttaacgactgagccacccaggcgcccctgaggtttCTTTTGCTACAGTTCAGACCAGCTTCCTCTTGGTCACTTTTGGAGGATGGCTGACTCAGTCCTTGTAAAAATGTGTTCCACCTCAAGCCACTGCCGTGTTCTTTTTCCTGCTCTATTTCCTCCAACCTGCCTCCTAGTCATGGGTTATAAGAGGCAGCCataccaggaggaaaaaaacatccAAATCAGTAATAGattcaacaaatgatgtttaTTTTCCAAGTTTGCCTTTATTCCCACCCTATAATTCCCCTGTTCTACGTCCCTCACTGGGGGTCCTGCTTACATCACTAAGTCTCTAGACAAGTTTTCTCAGTGTGGTCCCTTGGTCCCTCTGGAATTCCAGGTTTGTATTTCTGGACTGCAGCTGGATTAGGACCTGCCCAGTGTTTTAGCATGCATGGGCTCCCTGGTGGGCTCTTGAGAGAGTTGGCTGGGCTTTGGGGACCTGGAGTGTGACCTGCAGAGGGGTGTGAGCTTTGGGGTTGGTCTGGGGAATTGAGATTTACAGCTGGGGAGCTGGGAATTATGGTTGGACTCGAGGCTTGTTGTACAGTTTTTGTGGTAAGCTTCCCGAGTTTCCTCTGACTGTCTGGATCATGAGGCTGCCGGGTAGAATGGAAGAGACAGTCATATTTCTGGTCAGGCCTAGATCATTCCCAATCCATCTTAGAATTCTCACACCCTTTCTCCCTATACCATGGACAAAAGGTCAGATCAGATCATTTTGTACTGTGGGGGGTAATATGTCCTTAGCACGTCTCTTTAGGTGTCGGAAGACAGGGACTAGATAGGGTAAGACAGAATTGGTTAAAGGTTCCCCCTGCTGGGATAGTGGTGGTATAACAGGCATTTTTGAGATTCAAAAGAAATGCAGATAATAGGATTTGAGGTTAGGTGGGAGGGATAGATACCTTGCCTAAGATTTCAGGACGCAGCCCATTGGAGGCCTTGAGCAAATCAGGATTTTTCTGTATCCATTTGGTGAGGGAGGCAGCACCAGCAACTGTACGGGAGGTCAGGGTCACCTGAGCAGGGGGTATCTTCAGAGGCATTTGCCAGGTACCCATGAAAGATCCCCAAGGACTTGCCTAAAAGGAAGAAGACGAGGTTCTTCAACAGGCTTCTCCCAGGACTACTGGCCTATTGGCAGGTCTGTTGTCTTCCTTCCACCCTTCACCCTTGGGTTGCATGGTAATGAAATCAGAGTGAAAGCACAGTCTCCCAGTCTCCCCACTCATCCTTTACCCCCTTTCTCATTTAGGTTACCCTGATTTTTTCATAACATTAACTCTCATGGCTTAACTTAAATTCCATGTCCTTAGGCTAGGTCTAGCAGAGTACTCACTGCGTAAGTGTCATCATGTGAAGGCGTTCATTCATCAGTTTAAGGCGTTCCAGGTGCTAAGCA from Neomonachus schauinslandi chromosome 6, ASM220157v2, whole genome shotgun sequence includes:
- the SDHC gene encoding succinate dehydrogenase cytochrome b560 subunit, mitochondrial isoform X2 produces the protein MAALLLRHVGRHCLRAHLSPRLSIRNWSLPMAMSICHRGTGVALSAGVSLFGLSALLIPGNFESHLELVKSLCLGPSLIYTAKFALVFPLMYHTWNGIRHLMWDLGKGLKIPQLDQSGVAVLVLTVLSSVGLAAM
- the CFAP126 gene encoding protein Flattop, with the protein product MATNYSANQYEKAFSPKYLRNWSPAKPTKERISSHEGYTQIIANDRGHLLPSVPRSKASPWGSFMGTWQMPLKIPPAQVTLTSRTVAGAASLTKWIQKNPDLLKASNGLRPEILGKPHDPDSQRKLGKLTTKTVQQASSPTIIPSSPAVNLNSPDQPQSSHPSAGHTPGPQSPANSLKSPPGSPCMLKHWAGPNPAAVQKYKPGIPEGPRDHTEKTCLET
- the SDHC gene encoding succinate dehydrogenase cytochrome b560 subunit, mitochondrial isoform X1, whose amino-acid sequence is MAALLLRHVGRHCLRAHLSPRLSIRNAVPLGTTAKEEMERFWNKNTDLNRPLSPHITIYSWSLPMAMSICHRGTGVALSAGVSLFGLSALLIPGNFESHLELVKSLCLGPSLIYTAKFALVFPLMYHTWNGIRHLMWDLGKGLKIPQLDQSGVAVLVLTVLSSVGLAAM